A stretch of Coregonus clupeaformis isolate EN_2021a unplaced genomic scaffold, ASM2061545v1 scaf1679, whole genome shotgun sequence DNA encodes these proteins:
- the LOC123487384 gene encoding histone H4, translated as MSGRGKGGKGLGKGGAKRHRKVLRDNIQGITKPAIRRLARRGGVKRISGLIYEETRGVLKVFLENVIRDAVTYTEHAKRKTVTAMDVVYALKRQGRTLYGFGG; from the coding sequence ATGTCCGGAAGAGGCAAAGGCGGCAAGGGACTCGGAAAAGGAGGCGCCAAGCGTCACCGCAAAGTTCTCCGCGATAACATCCAGGGAATCACCAAACCCGCTATCCGCCGTCTGGCTCGCCGCGGCGGCGTGAAGCGTATTTCCGGTCTGATCTACGAGGAGACCCGCGGTGTCCTGAAGGTGTTCCTGGAGAACGTGATCCGTGACGCAGTCACCTACACCGAGCACGCCAAGAGGAAGACCGTTACCGCCATGGACGTGGTCTACGCTCTGAAACGTCAGGGACGCACCCTGTACGGTTTCGGCGGTTAA
- the LOC123487370 gene encoding histone H2B — protein MPEPAKSAPKKGSKKAVTKTAGKGGKKRRKSRKESYAIYVYKVLKQVHPDTGISSKAMGIMNSFVNDIFERIAGESSRLAHYNKRSTITSREIQTAVRLLLPGELAKHAVSEGTKAVTKYTSSK, from the coding sequence ATGCCCGAGCCAGCAAAGTCAGCgcccaagaagggctccaagaaAGCCGTCACCAAGACCGCAGGGAAGGGCGGCAAGAAGCGCAGAAAGTCCAGGAAGGAGAGTTACGCCATCTACGTGTACAAAGTCCTGAAGCAGGTCCACCCCGACACCGGCATCTCCTCCAAGGCCATGGGAATCATGAACTCCTTCGTGAACGACATCTTCGAGCGTATCGCCGGAGAGTCCTCTCGCCTGGCCCACTACAACAAGCGTTCTACCATCACCTCCAGGGAGATCCAGACCGCGGTGCGCCTGCTGCTCCCCGGTGAACTTGCCAAACACGCCGTGTCCGAGGGCACCAAGGCCGTAACCAAGTACACCAGCTCCAAGTAA